The window ATCTTTGGACAGGTGAGCCAGCACCCTCAACTCCAGCTGGGAGTAATCCACCGCCAACATCATCCCGCCTGCAGCAAAACGAGGCCGTGCGCAGCAAAATGTGAGACGTGGggaaattgtgtgtgaaaagGCAAAACGCGTACACTAAAATGCATCATGGACCACCTGAGAAGGTTACGAAAGCGTGTCTCATGCTGACGGAGAAAGATGGGCCACGATTGGCAGCCTCGCTGTTGGGAACCGACGGGGCCAAAGAACGTCTCTTCTTCCTGCAACATAAAAAGCTTGATTCTTGCAAAATGTACTCACAAAGTACTCACATCTCTGTCATGCTTTCTACATAcagtgaaaacagcagaggccccaggattgaaccttgtggaacaccatatgacagTCGGGCAGAGCAACCAAGGCTAACACAAAAAGTATGTACTAAGTATGATACGGTACAGTTAATCCCTCTCTCAGACAGTGTCAATTACaactacagggatgtgatttgaccaaagtgaaattatctgaaaatttagccgggggtctgggggccgctggtacccagctaggtccagggcagtgccctggtggggggacaaggggggcgcagccccccggagctcatgggttttccgtgtttttaagtactttcaatgcactcacatgacaaagaaatagacaaaacaacagcataaattttcaatgtatattgaactatcccatataaaatggcagttttagtcaactcaaaatcagtcacattccaaaacattggactgcctttgcttttaaaaactatcactgagaatatcatcatatctaactaatgtgattactaagttaacacataaataatgttgaagagttcaaatttcatgaacaaataattgtatcatgaccaaatgaaaagtaactcatattagagcataccacaaatgtctttgttatagcagaagatgttatctgtcggagtcatgtgcatacacaatgaagtacaaaaaaaaaaaaaaaaaaaaatcagatttttttttttgggggggggataaaaaaaagcggaattccgcgaattagcggaaaaatcacatccctgcaactATCATTGTTTGTACGGTAAACTCATGTCTACCGTCCACCGTCTATCAAAGCAGTGTTGACGTACCCATGCTTGCCCTTGTAGCGGCCATCTTGTAAAGGTGGGCTCTCTCCCACCACAGTGGGCATGTCAATGTCAAAGTCTTTGGGGACGTTCTGTATGTTAGGCTCTGTAAAACTCACTCGACCTAACGcaatacaagaaaaataaatacaaatacagacGCATATGAATATTTTCGATGACCGTCTGCATGCAGTGGCCTAGATGTGCACCTGTAGCCGTGTGTGTCTGGGCTATGGGGTAAATTCTATCCATGGCCAGTGTAGCGTGATACTGCTTCTCCCTCTGCAGCGGGAACACCACTTTAGTCAAAgcgttggtgatcctcctccaCTCCAGAATCGCGCCTGGGAGCGGATGCAGAGGACGTAGCTTCTCTAGAACATCCTGACAACAGCACTTTAGTTTAGAGCAGGGATGGGAAACTCCAGTCCACGaggtctgttttccatgtttccctcctccaacacagctcattcaaatgatcagctcatcagcaagtaaGAATGATCCTGACTAGCTctggggggctggggggggtgTTAGTCGACTAATTTCGAtaagtcaactttaaatatagGTTTACTGAAGATGTCTGCCTCAAAGCTCCGCCAGAAACATGTTTGCCATGTTTCTAGAGACCTTTTTTGCAGACGCACGCAGTGGACAGGAACTACTACGCGTCATGTCAAAactgtgtgaactaaatggtggttagtgtttgtttaccttaaattgCAATTGCCAGTGccctaatgctaatcgcgattgctaaccgtttagcataggctaattttgttggtgtttaatactGATCATGCGCAGAAGATgataaataatttgtaattatatccactcaattcaactcatgtaaatataatgatgtatgtgtgaactaaatggtggtagtttgtttattttaagtgtaatcactagcgtgctaatgctaatcgcgattgctaaccgtctagcataggctaattttgttggtgtttaatactGATCATGCGCAGAAGATgataaataatttgtaattatatccactcaattcaactcatgtaaatataatgatgtatgtgtgaactaaatggtggtAGTTTGTTTATCTTAAGTGTAATCActagcgtgctaatgctaatcgcgattgctaaccgtttagcataggctaattttgttggtgtttaatactGATCATGCGCAGAAGATGATGAATAATTTGTAattatatccactcaattcaactcatgtaaatataatgatgtatgtgtgaactaaatggtggtagtttgtttattttaagtgtaatcactagcgtgctaatgctaatcgcgattgctaaccgtttagcataggctaattttgttggtgtttaatactGATCATGCGCAGAAGATgataaataatttgtaattatatccactcaattcaactcatgtaaataaaatgatgtatgtgtgaactaaatggtggtAGTTTGTTTATCTTAAGTGTAATCActagcgtgctaatgctaatcgcgattgctaaccatttagcataggctaattttgttggtgtttaatactGATCATGCGCAGAAGATgataaataatttgtaattatatccactcaattcaactcatgtaaatataatgatgtatgtgtgaactaaatggtggtagtttgtttattttaagtgtaatcactagcgtgctaatgctaatcgcgattgctaaccgtctagcataggctaattttgttggtgtttaatactGATCATGCGCAGAAGATgataaataatttgtaattatatccactcaattcaactcatgtaaatataatgatgtatgtATGAACTAAATGGTgatagtttgtttattttaagtgtaatcactagcgtgctaatgctaatcgcgattgctaaccgtttagcataggctaattttgttggtgtttaatactGATCATGCGCAGAAGATgataaataatttgtaattatatccactcaattcaactcatgtaaatataatgatgtatgtgtgaactaaatggtggtagtttgtttattttaagtgtaatcactagcgtgctaatgctaatcgcgattgctaaccgtttagaataggctaattttgttgatgTTTAATAATGCTTATGCacagaagataataaataattagtaACGTATTTATATCCACGCCATTCAACTCACATTGAAActtaaaggagaaaaaaaatgtgtagagGGTGGGGGGATTATTTGATGTAATGTGATAGTGACAGCCTTAATCCTGATGATTTGTATCTGTtgtgttggaggacggaaacatggaaaacctgCTGGATTGCGCCCCTGGAGGACAACAGTCGCCCATCCCTGGTTTAGAGGGACtcttcaaagaaaagaaaaaaaaagcggttCACCTTGGTTGTACTGAATTGCTTCCCGAGCCGAACTCTGCCTCCACCTCGGCGGGTGTATCCGAGGGTCTTCTTGCTCTTTGATGCTCCTATCTCACCGTTTGGAGGTAGATGGAGCTCGAAGAACAAAATCTAAACAAGGACGTGCGTGATGAGACACTTAAGATTTCATGCTTCCTAGACTCTCCTCTAAGCAAATAAAACTAACCTGCGCTATGTCATCGACGGAGGTAAGGGAGAAGCTGTGCCCCGCCAGCTCGTACGCTTGAGATTCTAGCTCTGCCAGTTTGGCTTGCATCACATGCTTTTGTCTCTCACACTCATCTACACTGAAGCCCACTCCGTTAAGTTCCAGCAGAGCCAGACACACTTGCGATGGCATCTCGACGCTCCGGAAGGATTCTGCGCAGGCcgtgacatgacatgacatgtcaAGTCAAAATTGCTCACAACGTATCTTACATCTTATCTAATCATACCAAGCATGCCATCTTTGTCGAGAAGAGTGTTGAGATGGTTCATGACGGCGTATACAAGCACACTAGTGGTCGCGGCCCTCACGCGGGGACAGTGGGCGTGCGCATTCCCAAGGCCGTCCAACAGAGGGAGCTCTTCTGGACAGTAGACCGTGATCATATTAGCTAGAGTCCTTGCCTCAGTGCCGGGGTCCATCAGCCAGCACGCCAcctcgggggaaaaaaacatcagcaaacATTAGGAAGACAGCAAATGGCGTTTGAAGACGAATTATATCAAGCATGGTGTagtacagaggtgggcaatctcggtcctcgagggccgtagtcctgcaggttttggaggtttctcacttccaacgcaagctgattccaatcaacaggctcattatcaggcttatgcagagcttgctgatgagctgatcatatatcagctgtgttggaggaaggcaacctgcaaaacctgcaggactctggccctcgatgcccacctctggtgtagTATGTGACTTTATAGGGCAATAATATTTGCTCAGTTGAAATGTGATGGGCCATACATCAGCAACAGTGGCTCTCCTTTCCTACTTGTCAGGGCATTAGAGTAAGTGCACAGTGTTACCTTGGCTTATGAGTTTTTATTCTACTCTTAACTCAAATCACTTGAATCtcaatcacccattgaaattaatatgTCCTGCTAAAAAgccccccaaaatatatattcctgtatatatatataaaaaaataaaaataaatgccactATTTCATTTAGTACACATTTTTCCCAACtaatccaatccactttatttctatagcacattttataaactaCTATTTCCAAAGTGCGGCACATTGAGATCCGCACAGTACCATACACATAAAGTCTAAAACCAACTATAAttaaaaacagtcaataaaatacaacaagtagaataaaaaataaatacatttaaaaaaaaaaaaaaatttaactaagaaaaatagcactctttCTTTCTCACTCGTATTGTGCTCTTACCTTGGGGTCTTCACATTTCCCCTCCAAGCTGATGCCGCAGCTCAGCACCAGCTTCTTGTACATTTGGATGACGTCATACGTGACAACCGTGGCGGCAGCTGAAGGCCGGCTGAGTAGGGCCTTCACATGCTCGAGCCTCGCACCCACTGGTAAACCCTCATCCAGATCCGGAGGGGCAAGACTTAAACTCAATCCTGAGAAACAATAAAAACTGTGTGACCTCAttcctgcgtgtgtgtgtgtgtgtgtgtgtgtacctttgTTTTGCTTTCGCTGAAAGGATACGTAGAATGCATCTCTTGCTCCCCAGCAGACAGACAGTCCAGTCAGCAGCAGTCCATCACTGCCTCTTACAGGAAAACCATCAGCACCTTGGAACTTTGGTTGTGCTGTTGACACAAAGCGCATCCACACTAATCACATTTTCCCGcaaatgcaaaaaacaactGCATTGATTACCTCTCTTATCCTTCCCTCCCATTTCCACTTCTGTCTCCAGCTGGTGTTCGACCCTTTCACAGGCCAAAGCCAGAGAGTAGCGTTCTTTGGTTTCCCACTCCTTGACGAAGGTGTCGAAAAGATACTTGTCACTTGAAACGTCGATGATGGAGAACGCGCTACAGTTACTGGAGGAGAGCGATGCATCTTGGGAGAGCTGAAGGGAGAAACCCTCGTAGGAGTCCGGAGAAGGACTTCGGTTGGGGTTTGTGGGAGACTGGTGTCGGGAACCGGATGTCCCCTTGGTGCGCTGCTCTGTTTCACGCGCGGATTTGGAAAAAGCTCCTGGCAGATCACTGGTGGGACATTTTGGAGTTTTCCCAGGTAAAATGCCCGAGGGGGTCGACTGACTGAGCGGCTGGAGGGTGACAGGCGACTGGATAGACGTAGTGGTGAGCTTTATTCTGGGTGTCACAGATGGTGTCTCCTGAGTGGGTGGTATCAAGTCTCCAGCACAGCCCAACCTTTGCGTTCCGATCTCTGTTGACTCACTTGATGTTTGTGGCTGAACAGAATCTAACTCGGGGTTTGTATTGATAGGCTTCGGGCATTTTCTCCTCTCCTGCATGGAAGGAGGAGACTGTCTGGGAGCCTGTGCTTGGCATAAAGGAGGAATTTGCTTATTATTGTCCATGTGGCCCAATGTACTGTTTTGCACAGGCTGATCAGACATACTGGGCCAGCAATCGAATATCTCCTGCAGACCAGGACTGCAATGCAAGGTGATGTGAGGTGCAAGTGATTGTTTTGAAACGACGTCGTCGGACGATACAGAGATGATTTCACCTTCCTGTTCCTTCTTGTCACATTCCTCACTTAGCCTTCCCTTGCTCATTCCGGGTGGTAAACATTGTTGGTCAGCTTGCGCGGATGTTAGGTGCTGGTCAGGAAGAACGTGACCTTCCAGGTGTCCGGCTTCCTGCCTCTCCAGAAAATGCTCGCCCACCAGCAAAGAGTCGCCCCACTCCGACAGGTTGAAAGAGGACTCGCCCCACTGGATCGCTTCATGCTTCTCCGCCTCCTGGTTGACGAGGAGCTCGCTGCGACGTTTCTCCTGGGGGGACAGTCGGGGGTGGATGCCCCTCGCTTGTGGGCTGTCCTGCTCCCCGTTGGCTAATCGATCCTCGTCCGTCTGGTGCGGGCTCAGAGAGTTCACATACAGACTGTCGAACAAGAAGCTGCTGCTTCTGTTTGGATCCTCcacagcagcagcggcggcgtTATGGTCAGTAGAATTCTGCGGAAACAACACAACCGAATATACCATTAATTACCACTTAATTCTCGTGATATGGAAAAAGCACTAAGCTTttatgatgttatcagagtatTTACATAGCCATCCCATCAATCAAGATCAGATTTTGTTACTGTTCCACTCTttaaacagttgggtcaaaaataacctaaattgagtcaaaaagggactgccacaacttttggggttatttCTTTAATCCAAAAAGTAGGATCAAATggataacccacaaaacagccCTTTTTTCGTGGGGTTAATCacttgacccaacattttgggttaaatttGGGTCAGTTTCtttttaacccaatttgggctatttttgacccaactgttttttttagatattgtTTTTGAACAATTATGTGTAaacctttcacatccaaagtattAGATATTTTTTCCTCGTTATGTTTGGGGTCTCTCACATTTCCAAAATTggttaagatgttaaaaatctgTATGTGTGTACCTGGCTTTACAGTAGCTGATAATTCATATTTCacgtcaaaaaataacccaactatgggaatcatgctttgtgggttattcatttcaccCAAGAAGTTGGGTCTAATTGACCCAAATTGtggtcggtccatttttgaaaaAGGCTAGGGTTAgggaaaaacagttgggttaaaagaGACTTGCCCAAATGTAACCAAAAAAGTGGATTAGGTGAATAATTTTAGAACAGTTGGGTAatttaacccaatttgggttaaacaaaaaaaaaggggggggggagaagtcAATTACTTGGGTCTATATTCTATTTTGGGATTTTAGGGTGTGAGGGTGGGGGTTTTGTATAGAAAATGACCAAGTGCTGggtcaaaacaacccagaaggttgggtcaaatcaaGTTAAtgggtcggtccaatttttgaccaaaccAAACCTAGCAGTTTTAAAGGTGCAGAAAGTTGGGTAAAATGAATAACGCACAAAACAACCTATTTTTTGGTcgttcatttgacccaaaaattaggtcagtccatttttgacccaagttgggttatttttggccGAAATGTTTTAAGAGTGAACACAACTAGTGATCTGAACCAAACTACACCATTTGGTGGAAACAAGGACATGTGGGAAAATGACATAGTTGCGGTGATCATGACTCACCTGATGACTGGTGTCAAGAATGAGCCCCATTTGGCTGTCGGTCAGAGAAATATTGAACAGGAGGCGTTTGCTGTTGGGGGCTTCAACTCCAGCTTCTGCCATTGCCTGAATCCCGTTCAAATCACGCGGATGTCCATCATTTCTATCGTGGTTTTCTAATTCTGGCTGGACAAATATCCGTTCCGTCTGCGTGTCCAATTCAAAACTGTCAACAAACATTTCTTCTCCCTGTTTAAGCTCTAGCTGCAAGTCTTCATTTGGATCCTTTCCTGCGTAGAGATCTGGAGATGAAAATGTGTCCGCCTCTGCATCCTCCACACATCTTCGCTTGGTCTCAGGTGTGAATAATGAGGCTGAGGCAGGACGAGAAGAGTCGGACATGTCTTGTTTATCCAGAGGAAGTGTCGTTAGGGCCTCTTGAGCAGAACCAGGTAAAAAATCAACAGCGTTTAAGGCACGTGAAGTCAGCCTGATAGAGTCTTGTGGCTTTTTGTCAGTTTGGATGGATTGAAGGACTTTGTTGAGGATCCTTGAATGCTTCAGTTTCCCTGGCTGCATCGGTAATACCCCAAGCCTTGAGGCATCATCAACATCTGATgtctttgtgtgaataattggGTCTTTTTCTAACCTGGAACTTGGCGCTCTCAACCGGGGAAGAGGCAGTAGGGGCAGATCCGGCTCAGGAGGTTGTTGGAGTTGAAGCATCGGGCTGGACAGAATCTCAGCCAATTCTTGTGTCATACTTCTCACTGGACCATTTGGCTGATGTGTGTCCTTTCGGATTGAAACTAATGTTTGCGCCTCCTTGCTTCTTGGCGCTTTCTTTTCCAGCTTATCATCACTTTCTGTTTCACCAGCTTTGGATTCCTTTCTCTGTTCATTCTTTCCTTCTGTCACACTACACGCAAGAACTTCATGGCCTGACTTTTCTCTTGCACTCAAGTCCTTCTTGCTTTGCTTCTCTACTTTTGTCTTGATAACTGTCATGTCCATCTTGTTTATCTGAACAGTATCTTCCTCTTGGTGGTCTTTAATACCATCAGCCTGACCTTTTTGCGGGCTACGGAGAGCAGGAGCACCAGAGGGAAGAGTTGCCGGGTCCCACCGAATGCCCAGCTGTGCCAGGTCTCCCTGAAGGAGGAGCTTTGCCTCCGATACAATCGCAACGGCCGCCTCCTGCTCGGTCAGAGCCCGCCCGCCGCTCACCCACACGCAGCGGAGGTTCCGTCGCTCCACAGCCTCCACTTCGCTCTCATCCACTGCACGCTTGGAGCTGAGGAAAacccaaaatgttctttgtgTACGCAAAATCTGCACCATAATGGGACTGTGATATAGATGTCTGCGGGGGTTTGCTGCAGTTTCAGTTCAAAAACGACATTTTACATACTCACAGTCACTCCTACCTCTTAAACGGGACAGCGTTCCTCAGAGCTTTCTCCACATCAGTGACTGAAGCTCTGGCAAGTTCGGCGACAGTGCACAAGCCTTGTGCGTAGAGAGCTCGGGCCCTCGTCGCAGTCAGAAGGGAAACCCTTACCAGGTCCACGAGCTCACGTTGGACGCCGAAGCTCAGCCTGGTCTGGTACTGCGACAGCAGCAGCTCCATGTTGCCCCAGCCCAGACGCCTGCAGAACACTGTCACCATACCTAAGGGATGAATGAAGCAAcagccattaaataataatgctgtGCCTTTTGATGTACTTGTCGTATTTCAGCTAAATTTGAACATATTAGTATGTACAGTTTTTCATGCATTGATTTTGAGTACCTGCATATGTGGCGGCAGACTGTTGGAGAGACTGCAACTGCCCTCGATTGCAGTTGTATTTGGATGCCACTGCTCCCAAAGGTACCTCTTTTACCAGATCCTGCAGTACGAGAGTGGTGAAGAACCTGTGGAGGGCACACCAAAAAAGATGGATGTCATTCTTATTGATGTAAACATCTTGAAATTAGTATCCGTGAATGTAAATTTGGTTTTGACAAAcagaaataaattcattaaaacgttgcaattttctactaaagAATATACAGTAAACCTCGcattagcattatgctaaccCTTTACACTCCTGCATTCAGCCAATCAGTGACACGCTGTAATTATATTGCTTTTGCATCTTTACATAATGTAAATGTATGCATTACCTTTTGTGAATTGCCATTTGTCTGCGTTGCATCTCAGTCTTGGCGACAAGTTTCCCCCCGACTGAGCGAGCCAGGAAACCCTCCTGgacgcccactaactcggccaCTCTCTTCATCGATGAGGACAGCTGCTCCCACAGACAGAAGAACTGATACCAATCTATTGTGGTCCATTCTGCATACAGTGGAGTGATCTGGTGGGGAAAGTTTCCAATAATATTTATGGTACAAGTGAAATTGGATTTGTATAACTTTTACTTTAAACAATACCAGATAGAGAATGTGCAGGTCATTTTCCAGTACAAAGCCCTTCATAGCCCGCTGGAGATCTGCAAATATTCCAAGCGCCTCGGCAGGAGAGAGGGAGGACGACAGAGTGGCAGCACCGAGCTGAGTGGGACAGTATTGCTCCTCTgtaaatgcacacaaacaaagccAAGTGGATTGGTGCTTGAATACCCCAGCCAAGAATTTGTTGTTGAAGAGAGGCTTTAGACAGTGAATACATTCATACCAGTATGGTTATTATTGGATTTAGTATTTTATGGTCTACAATAGTACTGTCTGTATCATATTTGTTATAGCTgtttttgggttgggtcatggggTCATATGATGTTGAgagttgttatgcagttgctatttcccttgtgattatatttgtagttgatgatgatgtattaccCGCTTTAAGTTTGTCTAgttactcttattttgtagttacaATGTCCTTCATGATAATGTCAGTTGCTATgaagttgctatgtcccttgtgatattTGTAGTTATAAACatttgctatgtcccttatgatgatgtatgagccactcttagtttgtctttgtctagtcactcttattctgtagttgctatgcagttaccaTGTCCCTTATGGTgataatgttgtcagttgctatgcagttgctatagtATTGTATTAGTccctcttagtttgtctagtcacttGTTTTGCCATATATAAGCATTTATTCTGTtatatagaattgtgcattgcccTAAAGAGTTACCGattgacacttttgtcagtacgtCGATGTTCCGTAGCCGAGGTTTTCTCTGAGCACATTGAGGTTTCCTGTCCTGACTCTTCCATGCAAGCTTTCTTCCGTGCAAGCTGTTCTTACATGTGTTCGAGGTTGCTTCCatgcatccagccc of the Vanacampus margaritifer isolate UIUO_Vmar chromosome 7, RoL_Vmar_1.0, whole genome shotgun sequence genome contains:
- the polq gene encoding DNA polymerase theta isoform X2, encoding MSAPGPLKRKCYMGQHKIKKKKSDEPTHNDNLLKTTDNLSGRGVTMGVAPGESTLALDEEILHVMQTVPPGNNAPDAQQKMHVSTDEEFHSIQENALKQNGKKPSRRANCKDLAQRLLFGENLKESQQPAGCQKSNNSSPAPACVRKDTKSHQGAETSTFRQKLSSNKDQKGLENSNGGPSHDASGDYILFSPIHIAAAVKRSKLQQSPQNQSTSVLTVPSGLQHCTLSDTLPQPGVALCVPDAQSDKLLLSSWGLPTPVLECYRKHRVTHMFDWQAQCLSLGQVLQGGNLVYSAPTSAGKTLVSELLMLKRVLETKRKALLILPFVSVAKEKMHYLQSIFEEAGVRVDGFMGSTSAAGGFAAVDVAVCTIEKANSLINRLIEEGNMDLLGMVVVDELHMVGDSGRGYLLELLLTKIRYVAQKRSTTGSLSEGVQVVGMSATLPNLSLLADWLGAELYQTDYRPVPLHEHLKVGCNIYDKSLSVVRQFTSALQIKGDDEHIVSLCYETVREGHSVLLFCPSKNWCEKLADSIAREFYHLKHTERESDSEPQPVCLDQGGLLDVIAQLSRTPAGLDPILKRTVPWGVAFHHAGLTFDERDVLEGAFRQGMVRVLAATSTLSSGVNLPARRVIIRTPTFNGHLLDPLTYKQMAGRAGRKGVDTTGESVLVCKEAERQKGISLLTGALQPIRSCLVKREGEGVTTSMLRAILEIIVGGVARTPQDVRLYASCSLLAASTKCNSKEETKGESNKGAIEACVEWLMENEFISVQKDGQEEQYCPTQLGAATLSSSLSPAEALGIFADLQRAMKGFVLENDLHILYLITPLYAEWTTIDWYQFFCLWEQLSSSMKRVAELVGVQEGFLARSVGGKLVAKTEMQRRQMAIHKRFFTTLVLQDLVKEVPLGAVASKYNCNRGQLQSLQQSAATYAGMVTVFCRRLGWGNMELLLSQYQTRLSFGVQRELVDLVRVSLLTATRARALYAQGLCTVAELARASVTDVEKALRNAVPFKSSKRAVDESEVEAVERRNLRCVWVSGGRALTEQEAAVAIVSEAKLLLQGDLAQLGIRWDPATLPSGAPALRSPQKGQADGIKDHQEEDTVQINKMDMTVIKTKVEKQSKKDLSAREKSGHEVLACSVTEGKNEQRKESKAGETESDDKLEKKAPRSKEAQTLVSIRKDTHQPNGPVRSMTQELAEILSSPMLQLQQPPEPDLPLLPLPRLRAPSSRLEKDPIIHTKTSDVDDASRLGVLPMQPGKLKHSRILNKVLQSIQTDKKPQDSIRLTSRALNAVDFLPGSAQEALTTLPLDKQDMSDSSRPASASLFTPETKRRCVEDAEADTFSSPDLYAGKDPNEDLQLELKQGEEMFVDSFELDTQTERIFVQPELENHDRNDGHPRDLNGIQAMAEAGVEAPNSKRLLFNISLTDSQMGLILDTSHQNSTDHNAAAAAVEDPNRSSSFLFDSLYVNSLSPHQTDEDRLANGEQDSPQARGIHPRLSPQEKRRSELLVNQEAEKHEAIQWGESSFNLSEWGDSLLVGEHFLERQEAGHLEGHVLPDQHLTSAQADQQCLPPGMSKGRLSEECDKKEQEGEIISVSSDDVVSKQSLAPHITLHCSPGLQEIFDCWPSMSDQPVQNSTLGHMDNNKQIPPLCQAQAPRQSPPSMQERRKCPKPINTNPELDSVQPQTSSESTEIGTQRLGCAGDLIPPTQETPSVTPRIKLTTTSIQSPVTLQPLSQSTPSGILPGKTPKCPTSDLPGAFSKSARETEQRTKGTSGSRHQSPTNPNRSPSPDSYEGFSLQLSQDASLSSSNCSAFSIIDVSSDKYLFDTFVKEWETKERYSLALACERVEHQLETEVEMGGKDKRAQPKFQGADGFPVRGSDGLLLTGLSVCWGARDAFYVSFQRKQNKGLSLSLAPPDLDEGLPVGARLEHVKALLSRPSAAATVVTYDVIQMYKKLVLSCGISLEGKCEDPKVACWLMDPGTEARTLANMITVYCPEELPLLDGLGNAHAHCPRVRAATTSVLVYAVMNHLNTLLDKDGMLESFRSVEMPSQVCLALLELNGVGFSVDECERQKHVMQAKLAELESQAYELAGHSFSLTSVDDIAQILFFELHLPPNGEIGASKSKKTLGYTRRGGGRVRLGKQFSTTKREKQYHATLAMDRIYPIAQTHTATGRVSFTEPNIQNVPKDFDIDMPTVVGESPPLQDGRYKGKHGKKRRSLAPSVPNSEAANRGPSFSVSMRHAFVTFSGGMMLAVDYSQLELRVLAHLSKDQRLLQVLNGGADVFRCIAGEWKSVDPDTVNDNLRQQAKQICYGIIYGMGAKSLGEQMGVEENDAACYIESFKARYKGINCFLRETVKKCIKDGYVQTLMGRRRYLPGITSTNPHVKAHAERQAVNTTVQGSAADIVKRATINIHRRLRKTYPKAPLSHQHTHAGTGSYPRRGAHLRGAYFVLQLHDELFYETTEENLIQVAQIVKREMESAVKLYVKLKAKVKAGPSWGNLQDLDI